Proteins from one Palaemon carinicauda isolate YSFRI2023 chromosome 44, ASM3689809v2, whole genome shotgun sequence genomic window:
- the LOC137634240 gene encoding probable glutamate receptor: MGRFMYKSNMPASCITFNNLFGYYHDVVIVANQMDDGEEINQILMTIGERITSSQLTINNLLLFLPSPNTVLRPPEYRLNYCVLRVKGDGVEFKEVFTFGPTSTIPAEEVVGWWSPDNAKKTFIPYRGDVAAPHDFQGNVVRIVAIENMPYITVKRTLDGKVETDGYLSELCKLIGEELNFTIEWIETPDGEFGVPGDDGSFTGTVGMLQRKEADISAVALNIDIDRAEVVDFSPPIEYAFSKLLIYREQGKEDIDWKTYVTGFHWGVWLSVLGTWFLMSVGLVFVAKREVEVTVYNYLFTFIGTLAQQGSSYEPQCTRGRIVFLSFWLASVLIYASYTASLTSQLAVINTVDPFTNLKEALTTAGYSVAIQKGTSYLTNVKSMANSDESMRLFYHQLLTKPHLKVSNNREGMKLIQQGKYAFFQDTVSVNYDIKSSCSYSWLGPGYFPEFASMGYAKNLSYANVISQILARATDSGIARKLMKKWMGEKAPCESSPFQNLGFSKTVSAFSLLVLGLVLGTVLLLVEMWVHSGRLFQPSRKRHSRRGFKVDKIKIQPYDFTSRHRIS, translated from the exons ATGGGACGATTTATGTACAAGTCGAACATGCCAGCTTCGTGCATCACCTTCAATAACCTTTTCGGATACTACCACGATGTTGTCATCGTCGCGAACCAAATG GACGATGGGGAAGAAATAAACCAGATCCTGATGACAATAGGCGAGAGAATAACGTCGAGTCAGTTGACTATTAACAATCTCTTGCTGTTCCTCCCCTCTCCGAACACTGTGCTTCGCCCTCCGGAGTACAGACTCAATTACTGCGTTTTGCGAGTGAAG GGAGATGGAGTAGAATTCAAGGAGGTATTCACATTCGGGCCCACATCAACCATCCCAGCAGAAGAGGTCGTAGGCTGGTGGAGTCCAGACAACGCCAAAAAGACGTTCATTCCCTACAGAGGAGATGTGGCTGCGCCCCATGACTTTCAGGGCAATGTCGTGAGAATTGTCGCGATAGAG AATATGCCTTATATCACCGTTAAGAGGACGTTGGATGGGAAGGTTGAAACTGATGGATATCTATCAGAATTGTGCAAACTCATTGGAGAAGAGCTGAACTTTAC GATCGAATGGATCGAAACTCCCGACGGAGAGTTTGGGGTTCCTGGCGATGATGGCTCCTTCACAGGCACCGTTGGTATGCTACAGCGGAAG GAAGCAGATATCTCTGCAGTTGCACTCAACATCGATATCGACAGGGCGGAAGTGGTGGACTTTTCACCTCCAATTGAGTATGCTTTCAGTAAACTCCTGATATATAGAGAGCAGGGAAAAGAGGACATCGATTGGAAAACTTACGTCACTGGTTTTCATTG GGGAGTGTGGCTGAGCGTGCTCGGCACATGGTTCCTGATGTCCGTAGGACTGGTCTTTGTGGCCAAGCGAGAAGTGGAAGTCACCGTGTATAATTATTTGTTCACTTTCATTGGAACTTTGGCACAACAAG GGTCATCCTATGAACCCCAGTGCACGAGGGGCCGCATAGTTTTCCTCTCGTTTTGGTTGGCGTCTGTGCTCATCTACGCGTCATACACGGCCAGTTTAACCTCTCAATTGGCCGTAATTAATACGGTAGACCCTTTCACTAATCTTAAAGAAGCTCTCACAACTGCTGGATATTCCGTGGCTATCCAGAAAGGAACTTCCTATTTAACAAATGTCAAA AGTATGGCAAACAGCGATGAATCCATGAGGCTGTTTTACCACCAGCTTCTCACAAAGCCTCATCTGAAAGTGTCAAACAACAGAGAGGGGATGAAACTCATTCAACAG GGAAAATATGCCTTTTTCCAAGACACTGTGTCCGTGAACTACGATATCAAAAGCAGCTGTTCATACTCGTGGCTTGGTCCTGGTTATTTCCCCGAATTTGCATCGATGGGGTACGCAAAGAATCTGTCGTATGCCAACGTTATTTCTCAGAT CCTCGCCAGGGCCACGGATTCTGGCATTGCTCGAAAACTCATGAAAAAATGGATGGGAGAGAAAGCTCCCTGTGAATCCAGTCCATTCCAGAATCTGGGATTCTCCAAAACAGTCTCCGCTTTCTCCCTTCTAGTCCTTGGGCTGGTTTTAGGAACCGTCCTCCTTCTGGTCGAAATGTGGGTCCATAGTGGGCGTCTATTTCAACCGTCGAGAAAAAGACACTCCAGAAGAGGGTTCAAAGTAGACAAGATCAAAATCCAGCCCTATGATTTCACTTCACGGCACCGGATTAGTTAG